A window of Flavobacterium flavigenum contains these coding sequences:
- a CDS encoding nucleoside permease, with protein MNTTIRIKLSVMMFLEFFIWGAWFVTLGTFLGSNLKASGSETAAVFSTQSWGAIIAPFIIGLIADRYFNAEKILGILHLAGAFLMYQMYQSTDVGMFYIYVLSYMVLYMPTLALVNSVAFSQMKDAEKEFANIRVWGTIGWILAGLSISFFFHWDSAEAVSNGLLKNTFLLAGIAALVLGLLSFTLPKTPPKVSEGKIRIADIIGLDALKLLKDKNFLIFFISSILICIPLAFYYQNAHPFLTAAGVENPTGKMAIGQISEALFLLFIPVFFARFGFKKTILVGMLAWAIRYVLFAYGNGGDLSFMLITGIALHGICYDFFFVSGQIYTNSKAGEKYKSVAQGLITLATYGIGMLIGFAVAGWITDNYKTAEGAINWVMVWIIPAGIAFAVFLIFALLFQEKNKLANEI; from the coding sequence ATGAATACAACTATTCGCATTAAATTATCTGTAATGATGTTTCTCGAATTTTTTATCTGGGGAGCATGGTTTGTTACTCTTGGCACTTTTTTAGGAAGCAACCTAAAAGCTTCCGGTTCAGAGACAGCAGCCGTTTTTTCTACCCAATCCTGGGGAGCCATCATTGCTCCTTTTATTATTGGCTTGATTGCAGATCGTTATTTTAATGCAGAGAAAATCTTAGGTATTTTACATTTAGCTGGTGCTTTTTTAATGTATCAAATGTATCAGTCGACAGATGTTGGAATGTTTTATATATATGTATTGAGTTATATGGTTTTGTATATGCCAACATTGGCTTTAGTAAATTCTGTAGCATTCAGTCAGATGAAAGATGCGGAGAAAGAATTTGCGAACATCAGGGTTTGGGGTACAATTGGATGGATTTTGGCCGGACTGTCGATTAGCTTCTTCTTTCATTGGGATTCAGCAGAAGCTGTTTCTAACGGATTGCTTAAAAATACATTTCTATTGGCCGGAATTGCAGCTTTGGTTTTAGGCTTATTGAGTTTTACTTTGCCAAAAACCCCTCCAAAAGTTAGTGAAGGAAAAATTAGAATTGCAGATATTATTGGCCTTGATGCATTAAAGCTTTTGAAAGACAAAAATTTCCTGATCTTTTTCATTTCATCAATCCTGATTTGTATCCCATTAGCTTTTTATTATCAAAATGCACATCCTTTTCTGACTGCCGCCGGAGTTGAAAACCCGACAGGAAAAATGGCTATAGGCCAGATCTCCGAAGCATTGTTTTTATTGTTTATTCCTGTATTTTTTGCCCGTTTTGGTTTTAAGAAAACAATTCTGGTGGGAATGTTAGCCTGGGCAATACGCTACGTTTTATTTGCTTATGGAAATGGAGGCGATTTGAGTTTTATGCTGATTACCGGAATCGCATTACACGGAATTTGTTATGACTTTTTCTTTGTTTCCGGACAAATTTACACCAATTCAAAAGCAGGCGAAAAATACAAAAGTGTCGCTCAGGGTTTGATAACGCTGGCCACTTACGGTATCGGAATGTTAATTGGATTTGCAGTTGCAGGCTGGATCACGGACAATTACAAAACTGCTGAAGGAGCAATCAATTGGGTAATGGTATGGATAATTCCTGCCGGAATCGCTTTTGCCGTATTCCTGATTTTTGCTCTTTTATTTCAGGAAAAAAATAAACTGGCAAATGAAATTTAA